GCTGCCGTGCGGGAAGTTCCGCATCGTAGGCGGGACCGCCGAGCGCGCCCTCGGTGAGCGCTGCGAGCATCTCGCCCGCCGACGGTACGTGCGCGAGCGACTCTGGAGACACCGGCGCCCAGAGGCGGCTTCGCTGTATGGCGCGCGCGCACTGGAAGAACGCGGCCTCGACGCGCACCTCCACGACGCAGGTCGGCAGCCGGCCCGAGACGGCGTATGGCGCCAGCACAGCCGGATCCGCGAGAACCGTGGCGCGCCCATTGATCCGCAGCGTTTCACCGCGGCCGGGGATGAGGAAGAGCATGGCCACCCGAGGGTCGTGGAGGATGTTGCGCAGGCTGTCGATTCGGTTGTTCCCGCGCCGCTCCGGTAGGTGCAGGGTCTGCTCGTCGACGACTGCCACAAATCCGGGCGCATCGCCCCGCGGCGACGCATCCATGCCGTCCGGGCCAGCGGTGGCCAGCACACAGAAGGGCGACGCGCGCAGCATCTCCTGGTAGACCAGCGGCAGCGTGGTGACTTCCTTGCGACGTGACGCTTCCTGCACGGGGCCAAACAGAGCCAAGAGTGCATCCAGGGAATCGATCTCGCCGCGGTTGAAACCAGTTCCGGACATATGTTCTCTCAGGTGGCTGGTGGACGCTGAAGTGCGACTGCGGCGCGGCGCCCCCGCATATCGTGCAATGTTGCCGAGCTTGCTGAACTACGTACGTAGAACTCAGGCGCGCTTCACCACGTCTCTTGGCTGCGTGATCCGTCCGGGCCGGAGCACAGGTACGAGAACACGCGGCAGCACCACACCGACAGTTGCCCACCC
This portion of the Gemmatimonas sp. UBA7669 genome encodes:
- a CDS encoding pyridoxamine 5'-phosphate oxidase family protein is translated as MSGTGFNRGEIDSLDALLALFGPVQEASRRKEVTTLPLVYQEMLRASPFCVLATAGPDGMDASPRGDAPGFVAVVDEQTLHLPERRGNNRIDSLRNILHDPRVAMLFLIPGRGETLRINGRATVLADPAVLAPYAVSGRLPTCVVEVRVEAAFFQCARAIQRSRLWAPVSPESLAHVPSAGEMLAALTEGALGGPAYDAELPARQQATLY